The following proteins come from a genomic window of Sebastes fasciatus isolate fSebFas1 chromosome 6, fSebFas1.pri, whole genome shotgun sequence:
- the LOC141770019 gene encoding uncharacterized protein LOC141770019, with the protein MNPYRDTSPPPHSFPDLHDSSHNASLSATLSSPPVIQTGHSSVTVLSHNFPHYQASPDRDGGQNQGPSPYSDRSASPLTASDPGFIFRSRPQSIVVPASSPTPNPYPDPATPPSCQVSVIIPSPDLGPSPLVSQCSEDSCPDLECSICFSQFNNVFRCPKMLQCKHTFCLECLARINVKSAEPNAIQCPLCRGLTPLPALGLPRLATNSDMLSYLPAAMQRVYSIRFLRNKGKLQVKRSSEGHRRWGQRSITSVNRRSLDVGLPSPPDGSRGEAGGVVGAMFRLTGRPGCRAFLLTSVVMMMVLLTGIIIYLLTFNNDDS; encoded by the exons ATGAATCCCTACAGAGACACAAGTCCACCTCCACATTCTTTTCCTGATCTTCATGATAGTTCCCATAATGCATCTCTGTCAGCCACCTTATCGTCTCCTCCAGTCATCCAGACGGGTCACAGCTCCGTGACGGTTCTGAGCCATAACTTCCCTCACTATCAGGCCTCCCCAGACCGCGATGGAGGTCAGAACCAGGGCCCGTCACCGTACTCGGACCGGTCCGCATCGCCGCTTACAGCCTCAGATCCAGGCTTCATCTTCAGATCCAGGCCTCAGTCCATCGTGGTTCCAGCCTCGTCTCCCACACCGAACCCTTACCCCGACCCCGCCACACCCCCCTCCTGCCAGGTCTCCGTCATCATCCCGTCCCCGGACCTCGGCCCGTCCCCTCTGGTGTCCCAGTGCTCCGAGGACTCCTGCCCAGACCTGGAGTGCTCCATCTGCTTCAGCCAGTTCAACAACGTCTTCCGCTGTCCCAAGATGCTTCAGTGCAAGCACACGTTCTGCCTGGAGTGCCTGGCGCGCATCAACGTCAAGTCGGCCGAGCCCAACGCCATCCAGTGCCCGCTGTGCCGCGGCCTCACGCCGCTGCCCGCCCTCGGGCTGCCCAGACTGGCCACCAACTCAGACATGCTGTCCTACCTGCCGGCCGCCATGCAGAGAGTCTACAGCATCCGCTTCCTCCGCAACAAAGGGAAGCTGCAGGTCAAAAG GTCATCTGAAGGTCACCGGCGGTGGGGTCAGAGGTCGATAACGTCAGTGAACCGCCGCTCTCTGGACGTGGGGCTTCCCAGCCCGCCTGACGGAAGTCGCGGTGAGGCGGGCGGCGTGGTCGGAGCCATGTTCAGACTGACGGGCCGGCCGGGTTGCCGAGCCTTCCTCCTGACCTccgtggtgatgatgatggtgctgTTGACGGGCATCATCATCTACCTCCTCACCTTCAACAATGATGACAGTTAG
- the LOC141770021 gene encoding GTPase IMAP family member 2-like: protein MATASPVSDDRPSVKRRSSIHSLPPNMSELRVVLLGNSWSERSSVGNFILGENKFDTEKEPDCCLRVRGQLKEKKIVLINTPDLLLPDIASEQLTKHVKYCVSLSAPGPHVFLLVLKPEDFTEEHKLRLQSILQNFSDQSFDHSLVLISTPREKRSAIMSKDVPDQPLKDMISMCRNRYLKQENLELPELLTRLGQTVKNKNGGHLIYEGFEDAAPAMAHDQESLKRAERVRFKVNPPKAVGKCRIVIQLVRTL from the exons ATGGCGACTGCATCACCTG TGTCAGATGATCGGCCATCTGTGAAGCGGCGCAGCAGCATCCATAGTCTGCCACCTAACA TGTCTGAGCTGAGGGTTGTTCTGCTGGGGAACAGCTGGTCTGAGAGGAGTTCAGTGGGGAACTTCATACTGGGAGAGAATAAGTTCGACACTGAGAAAGAACCAGACTGCTGTCTGAGAGTCAGAGGACAgttgaaggagaaaaaaatagtTCTCATCAACACTCCAGATCTGCTGCTTCCTGACATCGCCTCAGAACAACTgacaaaacatgtaaaatacTGTGTGAGTCTCTCTGCTCCTGGACCTCATGTGTTCCTGCTGGTTCTAAAACCTGAAGACTTCACTGAGGAACACAAACTGAGACTACAATCAATCCTTCAAAACTTCAGTGATCAATCATTTGATCATTCACTGGTTCTGATATCAACACCCAGAGAGAAGAGATCAGCTATCATGAGCAAAGATGTACCAGACCAGCCCTTAAAAGACATGATAAGTATGTGTAGAAACAGATACTTGAAGCAGGAGAACCTTGAACTTCCAGAGCTGTTAACACGCTTGGGTCAAACTGTAAAGAATAAAAATGGAGGTCATCTGATCTATGAAGGATTTGAAGATGCAGCACCAGCTATGGCTCATGATCAGGAAAGCCTGAAACGGGCAGAAAGAGTCCGTTTTAAAGTCAATCCACCAAAAGCTGTTGGTAAGTGCAGGATAGTTATTCAGTTAGTGAGAACTTTATAA